In Campylobacter concisus, a genomic segment contains:
- a CDS encoding anaerobic C4-dicarboxylate transporter, which translates to MDFLMNLSEGMQFAIQLLIVLICLFYGAKKGGIALGMLGGIGLIVLVFGFNIEPGKPAIDVMLTILAVVVASATLQASGGLDVMLQIAETILRKNPKYVSILAPFVTCTLTILCGTGHVVYTVLPIVYDIAIKNGIRPERPMAASSIASQMGIIASPVSVAVVTLTSFLINAKTHLAGFDGYLDLLKITIPSTFCGVLAVGIFSWFRGKDLDKDEVFQAKLQDPEFKKYVYGDSATLLGKKLPGYQWAAMWIFLGSILVVALLGYFKDLRPSWTTYKDATVVQVIANLPTEQKVLKTLKIKDASIQTEAAELKVANDKLNANQKAQSVKIIGKDANQTLTRTADGAVTYINEKGAKEEFQGAYINISNKQASSKSLSMVHVIQIFMLLTGAIILIFTPTDASKIGKNEIFRSGMIALVAVFGISWMAETMFAVHTPMMKEALGSIVKEHPWTYAVMLLIISKFVNSQAAALVAFVPLALNIDVNPAIILAFAPACYGYYILPTYPSDLAAIQFDRSGTTHIGKFVINHSFIIPGLIGVISSCIFGYIFATAFGYL; encoded by the coding sequence ATGGATTTTCTCATGAATTTAAGTGAAGGCATGCAGTTTGCTATCCAGCTTCTCATCGTCCTTATCTGTTTGTTCTACGGAGCTAAAAAAGGCGGTATCGCGCTTGGTATGCTAGGTGGTATCGGTCTTATTGTTCTTGTTTTTGGATTTAACATTGAGCCTGGTAAGCCTGCTATCGATGTTATGCTAACTATCCTCGCTGTTGTTGTGGCAAGTGCTACGCTTCAAGCTAGTGGTGGTCTTGATGTTATGCTTCAAATAGCAGAAACTATACTTAGAAAAAATCCAAAATATGTAAGCATCTTGGCTCCATTTGTAACATGTACGCTTACTATTTTATGCGGTACTGGACACGTTGTTTATACCGTGCTTCCTATCGTTTATGATATCGCTATCAAAAATGGTATCCGCCCAGAGCGACCAATGGCAGCAAGCTCAATAGCTTCACAAATGGGCATCATAGCAAGTCCAGTTTCAGTTGCTGTTGTAACTCTTACAAGCTTTCTTATTAATGCTAAAACTCACCTAGCTGGCTTTGATGGATATTTAGATCTTTTAAAGATTACGATTCCATCAACATTTTGCGGTGTTTTAGCGGTAGGAATTTTTAGCTGGTTTAGAGGCAAAGATCTTGATAAAGACGAAGTATTTCAAGCAAAGCTTCAAGATCCTGAGTTTAAAAAATATGTTTATGGCGATAGTGCGACACTTTTAGGCAAAAAGCTTCCTGGCTATCAATGGGCTGCAATGTGGATATTTTTAGGCTCTATCCTTGTAGTTGCGCTTCTTGGATATTTTAAAGATCTTCGTCCAAGCTGGACTACTTACAAAGACGCAACGGTCGTTCAAGTAATAGCTAACCTTCCAACTGAGCAAAAAGTTTTAAAAACCTTAAAAATAAAAGACGCTAGCATCCAAACAGAGGCGGCTGAGTTAAAAGTAGCAAACGATAAGCTAAATGCCAATCAAAAAGCTCAATCAGTCAAAATCATCGGCAAAGATGCAAATCAAACTCTTACTCGCACAGCTGATGGTGCAGTAACATATATAAATGAAAAAGGCGCAAAAGAAGAATTTCAAGGTGCTTACATCAATATAAGCAACAAACAAGCATCTTCAAAAAGCCTAAGTATGGTTCATGTTATCCAAATTTTCATGCTTTTAACTGGCGCTATCATCTTAATCTTTACACCAACAGATGCTAGCAAGATCGGTAAAAACGAGATATTTAGATCAGGTATGATCGCTCTTGTTGCAGTTTTTGGTATCTCTTGGATGGCTGAGACTATGTTTGCAGTGCACACTCCGATGATGAAAGAGGCGCTAGGAAGCATCGTAAAAGAGCACCCTTGGACTTATGCGGTTATGCTTTTGATTATCTCAAAATTTGTAAATTCTCAAGCTGCAGCCTTGGTTGCATTTGTGCCATTAGCATTAAATATCGATGTTAATCCTGCTATCATTCTAGCCTTTGCACCAGCTTGCTACGGATACTACATCCTGCCAACATATCCAAGCGACCTTGCGGCTATCCAGTTTGATAGAAGCGGTACGACACATATTGGTAAATTTGTTATCAATCACAGCTTTATCATTCCGGGTCTTATTGGCGTTATATCCTCTTGTATATTTGGCTATATTTTTGCAACTGCTTTTGGATATCTATAA
- the flhB gene encoding flagellar biosynthesis protein FlhB — protein MAGEDQEKTEEATPKKIEDAKKDGNVPKSQDLAGFVTLVIAIGVLLAMLNFMKEQIISLYIYYSKFIGQPLTLPTVKMIVVNTFARSLLMILPVCICVAIAGVIANVMQFGFIFTTKPIMPNFGKINPLKGLKNLFSMKKVIDSIKIVLKVSIVFGVGFYFFLQFIKELPHTLFFSMFDQLAWLKEKLIILVSVMLFILFVIGLIDLLIVRFQYFKDLRMSKQEIKDEYKQMEGDPQVKGRIRQAQMRAAKRRMMQNIPQADVVITNPTHYAVAIRYDKSRDEAPIILAKGVDFLALQIKKIAVENGVQIYENPPLARELYKICEVDDTIPAHLFRAVAEVLSFVYMSNKQKFKDKL, from the coding sequence ATGGCAGGCGAAGATCAGGAAAAAACCGAAGAAGCGACCCCCAAAAAGATAGAAGATGCCAAAAAGGACGGCAACGTTCCCAAAAGTCAGGACCTAGCTGGGTTCGTGACCCTAGTTATTGCTATTGGCGTACTACTTGCGATGCTAAATTTTATGAAAGAACAGATCATCTCACTTTATATCTACTACTCAAAATTTATCGGTCAGCCACTTACCTTGCCAACTGTAAAAATGATCGTCGTAAATACCTTTGCAAGGTCGCTTCTTATGATACTTCCAGTTTGTATCTGCGTAGCGATCGCTGGTGTCATCGCAAATGTAATGCAGTTTGGATTTATCTTTACCACAAAGCCTATAATGCCAAATTTTGGCAAGATAAACCCGCTAAAAGGGCTAAAAAATTTATTCTCGATGAAAAAAGTGATAGACAGCATCAAAATCGTGCTAAAAGTTAGCATCGTCTTTGGAGTTGGATTTTATTTTTTCTTGCAGTTTATAAAGGAGCTACCACACACGCTCTTTTTTTCTATGTTTGATCAGCTTGCTTGGCTAAAAGAAAAGCTCATCATTCTTGTTAGTGTCATGCTTTTTATACTTTTCGTGATCGGACTTATCGACCTTCTCATCGTGCGTTTTCAATATTTTAAAGACCTTCGTATGAGCAAGCAAGAGATAAAAGATGAGTATAAGCAAATGGAAGGAGATCCGCAGGTAAAAGGCAGAATTCGTCAAGCACAAATGCGTGCAGCCAAGCGTCGAATGATGCAAAATATCCCACAAGCTGACGTCGTCATCACAAACCCTACTCACTACGCCGTGGCGATAAGATATGATAAAAGTCGCGACGAGGCGCCGATAATACTTGCAAAAGGTGTTGATTTTTTAGCACTGCAAATCAAAAAAATAGCCGTTGAAAATGGTGTGCAAATTTATGAAAACCCACCACTCGCAAGAGAGCTTTATAAAATTTGTGAAGTCGATGATACGATACCGGCACATCTTTTTAGGGCCGTAGCCGAAGTGCTAAGCTTCGTTTATATGAGCAATAAACAAAAATTTAAAGATAAGCTTTGA
- the rplU gene encoding 50S ribosomal protein L21 gives MSKYAIFKHGGKQYRVSEGEYLKLDHFSAEAKSTVEITEVLAVNDGEVKVGAPFVKGAKVVLEVVNEGKDKKVVIYKKRRRKDSKLKRGFRRQFTRVKVVSIAA, from the coding sequence ATGTCAAAATACGCTATATTTAAGCATGGCGGTAAGCAATATCGTGTTAGCGAGGGCGAGTACCTTAAGCTAGATCACTTTAGCGCTGAAGCTAAATCAACCGTTGAGATTACAGAAGTTTTGGCTGTAAATGACGGCGAAGTAAAGGTAGGTGCGCCATTTGTGAAGGGTGCAAAAGTTGTTCTTGAGGTCGTTAATGAAGGCAAAGACAAAAAAGTAGTTATCTACAAAAAACGCAGACGTAAAGACTCAAAACTAAAACGCGGCTTTAGAAGACAATTTACACGTGTAAAAGTCGTAAGTATCGCAGCTTAA
- the rpmA gene encoding 50S ribosomal protein L27, whose amino-acid sequence MAHKKGQGSTQNNRDSIGRRLGVKKFGGEFVRAGNIIIRQRGTATHAGNNVGLGKDHTIFALVDGFVKFERLDKNRKKVSVYPAA is encoded by the coding sequence ATGGCACACAAAAAAGGTCAAGGTTCAACCCAAAATAACCGTGATAGTATCGGACGCCGATTAGGTGTTAAGAAATTTGGTGGCGAGTTCGTTCGTGCTGGAAATATAATCATCCGTCAAAGAGGAACAGCAACTCACGCTGGAAATAACGTAGGTCTTGGTAAAGACCATACAATTTTTGCATTAGTTGATGGCTTTGTAAAATTTGAAAGACTTGATAAAAACAGAAAAAAAGTATCTGTTTATCCAGCTGCATAA
- the obgE gene encoding GTPase ObgE, translated as MFIDSARLTLSSGHGGAGAVSFRREKHVILGGPDGGDGGDGGDVYFVCDNNTHTLANYKGKRAMKAGNGEAGMGKRMTGKKGENLELIVPPGTAVYDAQTNELLCDIVSKGQKTLFLKGGKGGLGNFHFKSSINQAPEYAQKGMPEESIEVRLELKLIADVGLVGFPNVGKSTLISTVSNAKPQIANYEFTTLTPKLGLVEVDEFSGFVMADIPGIIEGASDGRGLGVKFLKHIERNKILLFMIDGANYRGMSEQFSVLKEEVAKFSSVLASRDYAIAITRVDAAENLDENIKEFMKFLKLKPEQNGKFIYKQDLLSFDHSKPYFILPISSATNENIDELKFALLELLKNEL; from the coding sequence ATGTTTATAGATAGTGCAAGATTGACTCTAAGTTCGGGGCATGGTGGAGCTGGAGCTGTGAGTTTTCGCCGTGAAAAACACGTCATTTTAGGTGGTCCTGATGGCGGAGATGGCGGAGATGGCGGAGATGTTTATTTTGTTTGTGACAACAATACCCATACTTTAGCAAATTATAAGGGTAAAAGAGCCATGAAGGCTGGCAATGGTGAAGCTGGCATGGGCAAGCGAATGACTGGCAAAAAGGGCGAAAATCTAGAACTAATAGTCCCTCCTGGCACAGCTGTTTATGACGCACAGACAAATGAACTACTCTGTGATATAGTTAGCAAGGGTCAAAAGACGCTATTTTTAAAGGGCGGTAAAGGCGGACTCGGAAATTTTCACTTTAAAAGCTCTATCAACCAAGCTCCAGAATACGCACAAAAAGGTATGCCTGAAGAGAGTATTGAAGTAAGGCTTGAACTAAAGCTCATTGCTGACGTGGGCCTTGTTGGCTTTCCAAATGTTGGTAAATCAACTCTCATTTCAACAGTATCAAACGCCAAACCACAGATCGCAAACTACGAATTTACGACGCTTACACCAAAGCTTGGCCTTGTTGAGGTCGATGAGTTTAGTGGCTTTGTCATGGCTGACATCCCTGGCATCATCGAGGGAGCGAGCGATGGACGCGGTTTAGGCGTTAAATTTCTAAAACATATCGAGCGAAATAAAATTTTACTTTTTATGATAGACGGAGCAAACTATAGAGGTATGAGCGAGCAGTTTAGTGTGCTAAAAGAAGAAGTCGCTAAATTTTCAAGTGTACTTGCTAGTAGGGACTATGCTATCGCTATCACCAGAGTCGATGCGGCGGAAAATTTAGATGAAAATATAAAAGAATTTATGAAATTTTTAAAGCTAAAGCCAGAGCAAAACGGTAAATTTATCTACAAACAAGATTTACTCAGCTTTGATCATTCAAAACCATATTTTATTTTGCCGATCTCGTCAGCGACAAATGAGAACATAGATGAGCTTAAATTCGCACTTCTTGAGCTACTTAAAAATGAGCTTTGA
- a CDS encoding GDP-mannose dehydrogenase, translated as MKKIFCIMLFCLGVYSCDPADPAYMFLDYNDIDRDGMLNLDEWTSCKVPSALKIAPDLCTSKEFKRLDLDRSGKVSINELGSLIFQKIDWQEDPCASWLTGSKNVDQNKSR; from the coding sequence ATGAAGAAAATTTTTTGCATTATGCTATTTTGTCTTGGTGTATATAGCTGTGATCCAGCGGATCCGGCATATATGTTTTTGGATTACAATGACATAGATCGTGACGGTATGCTAAATTTAGATGAGTGGACGTCCTGCAAAGTGCCATCAGCGCTAAAAATAGCACCAGATCTATGCACTAGTAAGGAATTTAAGAGGCTGGATCTTGATCGTAGTGGCAAAGTTAGCATTAATGAGCTAGGAAGTTTGATATTTCAAAAGATTGACTGGCAAGAAGATCCATGCGCCTCTTGGCTGACTGGCAGTAAAAACGTAGATCAAAATAAAAGTCGTTGA
- the fmt gene encoding methionyl-tRNA formyltransferase, translating into MNVVFMGTPDYAVRILRHLKEAGFNIKAVFTQPDKPVGRKQILTPSEVKIYAQNELAGVPVLTPNTLKDEAVVNELKAFKPKFIVVAAYGKILPESVLEVATCINLHASILPKYRGASPIQSAILAGEKQTGVTAMLMDAGLDTGDMLDFIYTPCESKMSSELFSELGELGGELIVKVLRNFENLKPQKQDESKATHCKKISKSDGLFSFDEEAGQIYNKFRALTPWPGIYLASGLKILSLELSDKSGRSGEILSVEKDHVVVACKGGAVKIYELQEPSKKPTNAKAYINGKRLSVGDKIE; encoded by the coding sequence ATGAATGTAGTTTTTATGGGGACGCCTGATTATGCCGTTAGGATACTTAGGCACCTAAAAGAAGCTGGCTTTAATATAAAAGCGGTCTTTACCCAGCCTGATAAGCCAGTTGGCAGAAAGCAAATTTTAACTCCAAGCGAAGTTAAAATTTATGCGCAAAACGAGCTAGCAGGCGTACCAGTCCTTACGCCAAATACGCTAAAAGATGAGGCGGTGGTTAACGAGCTAAAGGCATTTAAACCTAAATTTATCGTGGTGGCAGCTTACGGCAAAATTTTGCCAGAGAGCGTGCTTGAGGTGGCAACTTGTATAAATTTACACGCTTCGATCTTGCCAAAATATAGAGGTGCTAGCCCCATTCAAAGCGCGATCCTAGCAGGCGAGAAGCAAACTGGAGTGACTGCAATGCTAATGGACGCTGGCCTTGATACTGGCGATATGCTAGATTTCATCTACACACCTTGCGAGAGCAAGATGTCAAGCGAGCTTTTTAGTGAGCTAGGCGAGCTTGGCGGCGAGCTAATCGTAAAAGTGCTAAGAAATTTTGAAAATTTAAAGCCACAAAAGCAAGATGAGAGCAAGGCCACGCACTGCAAAAAGATAAGCAAGAGTGATGGACTTTTTAGTTTTGATGAAGAGGCAGGGCAAATTTATAATAAATTTCGTGCACTCACACCTTGGCCGGGGATTTATTTAGCGAGCGGGCTAAAAATTTTATCGCTTGAGCTAAGCGACAAAAGTGGCAGAAGTGGAGAAATTTTAAGCGTAGAAAAAGATCACGTCGTGGTTGCTTGCAAGGGTGGTGCAGTTAAAATTTACGAGCTTCAAGAGCCAAGCAAAAAGCCAACAAACGCAAAAGCATATATAAATGGTAAGCGCCTTAGCGTTGGCGACAAGATAGAGTAA
- the thiD gene encoding bifunctional hydroxymethylpyrimidine kinase/phosphomethylpyrimidine kinase codes for MKNALSIAGVDPSGGAGVLADIKVFIAHGVYAMGAITAVTAQNTKGIFGMQLVDTKLIEDQIKAIFDDIKVDVIKIGVVPSVDIIKCVAKTLREIKNLPPVVLDPVMSCKNGDIWLEGAAKDAIVEELFPLATVITPNIFEAREILKRELKGESELKEACKELLKFGTKSVYLKCGELDGKSLDIFYDGSEYEIFSDERIKTTATHGSGCSLSSAIASNLANGHSLKESVKKAHDYIFNAIKNAVIIGGGQNPVNHFYKFKV; via the coding sequence ATGAAAAATGCACTAAGTATAGCAGGTGTTGATCCAAGTGGCGGAGCTGGAGTTTTAGCTGATATAAAGGTATTTATAGCACACGGCGTCTATGCGATGGGAGCGATCACGGCGGTCACTGCTCAAAATACAAAAGGTATCTTTGGCATGCAGCTAGTCGATACTAAACTCATTGAGGATCAGATCAAGGCGATATTTGATGATATAAAAGTTGATGTGATAAAAATAGGCGTTGTCCCAAGCGTGGATATCATAAAATGCGTAGCAAAAACGTTAAGAGAGATCAAAAATTTACCGCCAGTTGTGCTTGATCCAGTGATGAGCTGTAAAAATGGCGATATCTGGCTAGAGGGCGCTGCAAAAGACGCGATCGTGGAGGAGCTTTTCCCGCTTGCGACCGTGATCACGCCAAATATCTTTGAAGCGCGCGAAATTTTAAAGCGTGAGCTAAAGGGCGAGAGCGAGCTAAAAGAGGCTTGCAAGGAGCTTTTGAAATTTGGCACAAAGAGTGTTTATCTAAAGTGTGGCGAGCTTGATGGCAAGTCGCTTGATATATTTTATGATGGCAGCGAGTATGAAATCTTTAGCGATGAGCGCATAAAAACGACTGCAACACACGGCTCAGGCTGCTCGCTATCAAGTGCGATCGCTTCAAATTTAGCAAATGGCCATAGCCTAAAAGAAAGCGTGAAAAAAGCACATGATTATATCTTTAACGCTATCAAAAACGCGGTCATCATCGGCGGCGGACAAAATCCGGTAAATCACTTCTATAAATTTAAGGTGTGA
- a CDS encoding biotin--[acetyl-CoA-carboxylase] ligase, giving the protein MKVEFFQSLPSTQEFLIDALKNGEIKAPYMVVAYNQTKGVGSRGNSWEGLGGNLFMSFCISEDELSSDIPPPSISIYFSMLMREVLSELGSKCWLKWPNDFYVDERKIGGTLTNKVDEIYICGMGINLASAPENAGILDIKTSVDELVWGFISMLDKKILWKPIFSKFRIDFCKSKGFITHIANRAVSLQDAEICDDGAILLNGEKVYSLR; this is encoded by the coding sequence TTGAAAGTAGAGTTTTTTCAAAGTCTGCCTTCGACGCAGGAATTTTTGATAGATGCCCTAAAAAACGGCGAGATAAAAGCTCCGTATATGGTCGTAGCGTATAATCAAACAAAAGGGGTCGGTAGTCGCGGCAACAGCTGGGAGGGGCTTGGCGGAAATTTGTTTATGTCGTTTTGCATAAGTGAAGATGAGCTGTCAAGCGACATACCACCGCCTTCGATCTCAATATATTTTTCTATGTTGATGCGTGAAGTCTTGAGCGAACTTGGCTCAAAGTGCTGGTTAAAATGGCCAAATGACTTTTATGTGGACGAGCGCAAGATAGGTGGCACTTTAACAAATAAAGTAGATGAAATTTACATTTGTGGCATGGGGATAAATTTAGCTAGCGCGCCTGAAAATGCGGGCATTTTGGATATAAAAACTAGCGTAGATGAGCTAGTTTGGGGCTTTATTAGCATGCTTGATAAAAAGATTTTATGGAAGCCAATTTTTAGCAAATTTAGGATAGACTTTTGCAAGTCAAAAGGTTTTATTACGCATATTGCAAATAGAGCTGTTTCGCTTCAGGATGCTGAAATTTGTGATGATGGAGCGATCTTACTAAATGGGGAAAAGGTATATTCTTTAAGATGA
- a CDS encoding ParA family protein, with protein sequence MSEIITIANQKGGVGKTTTAVNLAASLAVAEKKVLLIDIDPQANATTGLGFSRSDYEFNIYHVLTDRKKLSQIVLKTEIPTLFLAPSNIGLVGIEQEFNDQNKDYKLILKNKISEVVNDYDFIIIDSPPALGSITINALSASDSVIIPIQCEFYALEGLAQILNTVKIIKKTINPKLNIKGFLPTMFSSQNNLSKETIANLKQHFENKLFKSKDSKEEFVVVPRNVKLAESPSFGKPVILYDIKSPGSIAYQNLAYCILN encoded by the coding sequence ATGAGCGAGATAATAACAATAGCTAATCAAAAAGGCGGCGTTGGCAAGACCACAACAGCCGTAAATTTAGCCGCATCACTGGCGGTTGCTGAGAAAAAAGTATTATTGATAGACATCGATCCACAAGCAAACGCGACAACTGGACTTGGCTTTAGTAGAAGTGACTATGAGTTTAACATTTATCACGTCTTAACAGATAGAAAAAAGCTCTCGCAAATCGTGTTAAAAACTGAGATCCCAACACTTTTTTTAGCTCCGTCAAATATAGGGCTTGTCGGCATCGAGCAAGAATTTAATGATCAAAATAAGGACTATAAACTAATCCTTAAAAATAAAATTTCAGAAGTTGTAAACGACTATGATTTTATTATAATTGATAGTCCTCCAGCACTTGGTAGCATCACGATAAATGCTCTTAGTGCAAGTGATAGTGTTATCATCCCGATTCAATGTGAATTTTACGCACTTGAGGGCTTAGCTCAAATTTTAAATACGGTTAAGATCATCAAAAAAACGATAAATCCAAAGCTAAATATAAAAGGCTTTTTGCCAACTATGTTTAGCTCGCAAAATAATCTCTCAAAAGAGACTATTGCAAATTTAAAGCAGCATTTTGAAAATAAGCTCTTTAAAAGCAAGGACAGCAAAGAGGAATTTGTGGTCGTTCCAAGAAATGTGAAACTTGCTGAAAGCCCAAGTTTTGGTAAGCCAGTGATACTTTATGATATAAAATCACCAGGCTCGATCGCATATCAAAATTTGGCATATTGTATTTTAAACTAA
- a CDS encoding ParB/RepB/Spo0J family partition protein yields the protein MAKKGGLGRGLSAILEDVEQAYSKEIANLNDSEIVEEINIDEILPNPYQPRTHFDEEALKELSASIKRHGLIQPIIVIKKDDGYMLIAGERRYRATKMLGASKIKAIIADIKSQNLRELALIENIQRENLNPIELAKSYKELINEYKITQDGLANIIHKSRTQITNTMRLLLLSDYTQKLLQEDKLTQGHAKVIVGLSTEEEKMVVDTIIGQKLSVRETEILVKKIKNKEEIKDKKPKISEEMSKKLSNLQEIFKNLKIKTKVKSSNLVLEFNNISQVEEFIARLK from the coding sequence ATGGCTAAAAAAGGTGGATTAGGGCGTGGACTTAGTGCGATACTTGAAGATGTAGAGCAGGCCTACAGCAAAGAGATTGCAAATTTAAACGACTCTGAGATAGTCGAAGAGATAAATATAGATGAAATTTTACCAAACCCATACCAGCCAAGAACGCATTTTGACGAAGAAGCTTTAAAAGAGCTAAGTGCCAGCATCAAAAGGCACGGACTGATCCAGCCAATAATCGTCATCAAAAAAGATGATGGCTATATGCTAATAGCCGGTGAGCGAAGATACCGCGCTACAAAGATGCTTGGAGCAAGCAAGATAAAGGCGATCATCGCTGACATCAAGTCTCAAAATTTAAGAGAGCTTGCACTTATCGAAAATATTCAACGTGAAAATTTAAATCCGATCGAACTCGCAAAGTCGTATAAAGAGCTTATAAATGAGTATAAGATCACACAAGACGGCTTAGCAAACATCATCCATAAGAGCAGAACTCAAATAACAAACACAATGAGACTTCTACTTCTTAGCGACTATACACAAAAACTTTTACAAGAAGATAAGCTTACACAAGGTCACGCTAAAGTTATAGTTGGGCTTAGCACCGAAGAAGAAAAGATGGTTGTTGATACTATAATTGGTCAAAAGCTAAGCGTTAGAGAAACAGAAATTTTAGTAAAAAAGATAAAAAATAAGGAAGAGATAAAAGACAAAAAGCCAAAAATTTCTGAGGAAATGAGCAAAAAATTATCAAATTTACAAGAAATTTTTAAAAATTTAAAGATAAAGACAAAAGTAAAATCTAGCAATCTAGTTTTAGAATTTAATAATATTTCACAGGTGGAAGAATTTATTGCTAGGCTAAAATAG
- a CDS encoding FoF1 ATP synthase subunit B' has product MLEIDVPLMLLTAIVFLVLIAILNSLLYKPMLKFIDDRNASIKNDEESASKNASDLSVHEKEIEEIILNARTEANKIRQEALNLVKEESLKEVNAVKTSLEADYNEFLNALSSQKDNLKADLSAKLPELRAALNAKLSKI; this is encoded by the coding sequence ATGTTAGAAATAGATGTGCCATTGATGCTTTTAACGGCTATCGTTTTCTTAGTATTGATCGCTATTTTGAATTCCTTGCTTTATAAGCCAATGCTCAAATTTATAGATGACAGAAATGCCTCTATAAAAAATGATGAAGAGAGTGCTAGTAAAAATGCAAGTGATCTAAGTGTTCATGAAAAAGAGATTGAAGAGATTATATTAAACGCAAGGACTGAGGCCAATAAAATAAGGCAAGAAGCCTTAAATTTGGTAAAAGAGGAGTCTTTAAAAGAAGTAAATGCTGTAAAAACTAGTTTAGAGGCTGATTACAATGAATTTTTAAATGCTCTAAGCTCCCAGAAAGATAACTTGAAAGCAGATCTATCAGCTAAACTACCTGAACTTAGAGCGGCTTTAAATGCCAAGCTCTCTAAAATTTAA
- a CDS encoding F0F1 ATP synthase subunit B, producing MKIKILFFLALPFLAYASGHGGTNYDIVERTLNFLLFFAILVYFAAKPLKALYQSRIDRIANKLESIQEKLRDSKAKKDDALKRVEEAKQNANSLIETAKKEALNLAAKVKSDAQNDIANLQKSHKEQKEFEERKMTKGVVNEILSDIFSSDSLKVDQKELVNIILKKVS from the coding sequence ATGAAGATAAAAATTTTATTTTTTCTAGCACTTCCATTTCTAGCTTATGCTAGTGGGCATGGCGGAACAAATTACGATATAGTAGAGAGAACGCTAAACTTCTTACTTTTCTTTGCTATTTTGGTATATTTTGCAGCTAAGCCACTAAAAGCTCTTTATCAAAGCAGAATTGACAGGATCGCAAATAAGCTTGAAAGTATCCAAGAGAAGCTACGCGATTCTAAAGCCAAAAAAGATGATGCTCTAAAACGTGTTGAGGAAGCTAAACAAAATGCAAATTCCCTAATCGAAACTGCTAAAAAAGAGGCTTTAAATTTAGCTGCTAAGGTTAAAAGCGACGCTCAAAATGATATAGCAAATCTTCAAAAGAGCCACAAAGAGCAAAAAGAATTTGAAGAGCGCAAGATGACAAAAGGCGTTGTAAATGAAATTTTGAGCGACATTTTCTCAAGCGATAGCCTAAAAGTCGATCAAAAAGAGCTTGTAAATATCATACTTAAAAAGGTTAGCTAA
- a CDS encoding F0F1 ATP synthase subunit delta — protein sequence MNEVVAKKYVKAILSDVKSNELNVFVENLSELAAAFASDKFKSIISLPTLKASQKVDFVLSLVKNQDAKFANFIKLLGANKRLELIPAILNEMKIEQSLLENTYRGEVIGNFDLSADQLKALEENFSKKFNSKIKLDGSKSDYNGVKVELDDLGVEVNFSIDRLKSQMSEYILKAI from the coding sequence ATGAATGAAGTAGTGGCTAAAAAATACGTAAAAGCGATCTTAAGTGACGTAAAATCAAATGAACTTAATGTATTTGTTGAAAATTTATCAGAGCTGGCAGCAGCTTTTGCTAGCGATAAATTTAAAAGCATTATAAGTTTGCCTACTTTAAAGGCTTCACAAAAGGTTGATTTTGTACTATCTTTGGTTAAAAATCAAGATGCTAAATTTGCAAATTTTATTAAGCTTCTTGGTGCAAATAAAAGACTGGAGCTTATCCCAGCGATCTTAAACGAGATGAAGATAGAGCAGTCTTTGCTTGAAAATACATATCGTGGCGAGGTTATTGGAAATTTTGATCTAAGCGCTGATCAGTTAAAAGCTCTAGAAGAGAATTTCTCTAAGAAATTTAACTCTAAGATCAAGCTTGATGGCTCAAAGAGCGATTACAACGGCGTAAAAGTTGAGTTAGATGATTTAGGTGTCGAGGTAAATTTCTCTATCGATAGACTAAAAAGTCAAATGAGTGAATATATATTAAAAGCAATTTAA